The Bifidobacteriaceae bacterium sequence TTGCGGCTCCAGTGCTCGACGGGTGGGTGCCCTTGGCGCTGCCGGGCGCCGCGACCAGCCCCTAACCCGCCGCGGGGCGTGAGCCCCGGCACATAATCCGCCAGTGGAAGAGCTGGCGGCACATAATCCGCCACTCGCCGGAGAATGCATAACAAAATCTGCCGCTGGACAGCAGAGTGGCACAAGATCCGCCAGTCGCTGGACCCCCGGTCCACAATCCACCAGTCGATGAACCGGCGGCACAAAATCTGCCACTGGGCGAGAGCTGTGACAACAGCAACGGAGGCGGCACAGGCGTGGCGTTGGCGCGCTGGGTGTGCTGAGTGGCCCATCATCCGCCAATTGATCAGCGGCGGCGGCAAGTCCGCCACTTGATGGCACGAAGCCCGCCGGTCAGCGCGGGGCGCATGCAGGCACCCAGGAATCAGGTGAGACAGAATCTGTCTGCTCGGAGCAGACCCTTCGGCGGTGGTGGTCAGTAGTCTCTGAGTGAGGGGCAACTCAGGCCGGGTGTTTCAGACGGTCGAACGAAAGGGGCAACAACGTGTTTTGCACTCAATGCGGTTCGAAGTTGCAGGCCGATGCCAAGTTCTGCGGCTCCTGCGGACAGCCGGTGCCCCAGGCCGGGCCAAGCTCCCCGCCGCAGTCTGCCCCGGCAGCAGAGCCCGGCACGGGGGCCGTGTCCCCTGAGCCACCACCGCCACCCGACCCGTCGGCACCTCCTGGCCCGCCTGCGTCTCCCTACCCGCCCGCGCCCCCTGGTCCGCCGGTGCCCCCTGGCTCGCCTTCGGCGTACGAGGCCGGCTACCCACCTGGGGCGGGTTATGTGCCGCCCGGGGTCGGCTATGCGCCAGCGCCCAATCCGGGTCTCGCGGATGAAAAGCGCTACAGCGTCGGGGCGGCCATTTGGTTCTGTGTCGGGCTGGCGCTCTACGCGGTAGCGTACGTGGTCACCATGATCGCGTTCACCTCCGCCGGGGGAGACTCGGACGCGCTAGTCGTGTTTTTCGTGCTCGGCGTGTGGAATGGCTTCCTCGGGATCACGGGCATGATCCTGCTCCTGTGCGCCAAGAGGATGGGCTTGATCTTCGTGTGTTCGGCTGCGCTGATCGCGGCCGTCTCAAACGCCATCCTCGGCGGCTATCTCCAGATGGCTCTGAACACGGTTGTTCCGGTGGTCACCTATCTGGTGGTGCGGCCCAGTTGGGGTCGGTGGAAGGCCATCAACCGGGCTCGGCGTGCCCGGCAGTGGGTCCGTTTCGGGAAACAATGGGTGTCGCGGGCTCAGCGCGATTGGTCGCAGCGTGCGATGACGCCGGGGCAGTCGGCCCCGCCATGGAGCCCGGCCACCCCGGCGCTGAGTCTCGACACTTGGCGCCGCGCGCGGCGGCAGAAGATCTGGGCGATCGTCAATTCCTGCGTGCTGCCCATAATCGTGCCGTTCTTCGCCATCGCCTGGGCATACAAGGCCCAGAACGCCCCGGACGACGCGTCCAGCGCCAAGCTGCGGCGAACCGCTTTCATCCTGAACCTGGCGCCCTACGGCCTGTGGATTGTGGTGGGTGCCATCAGCGGAGCCTTCGCCCAGTAGCGCTGTGCCCGCTGTCCTGCCTGCCACGCGCAGGACGGTGAGTTCGGGATCCAATGTGACAACGGCCGCAGCCTCGACGTGATAGCCAGCCACCTTGTCCCGGCGGAGGAGCGCCAGATTCCGGTCTGTGGAGAGCACAGACTCAAAGCTGAAGTCCCGTCCAGAAGCCGGGCAGGTCTCGCGGAGGCGCTCCGCCTTTTGGTCCGCCCCCCATTCGGACAATCCCGATCTCGCCTTGATGTCGTCAGCGTCTACGACCTCCTGCCGACTTGTCCGCGATGAGTGCCCACGTGCCCGCGTGGGCAAGGGGCCGAACCGGGGACCTTGCTCCGGACCGAGGTGCTTGCCCCGGATCAGTCACAAAGCGAAGCTGAAGCCCGGCGCGTAGCGCAGGGCGCGGGCCAGGCCCGTGGCGGCTTCGGAGACGCCGCTGGCCCCGGCCCCGGTCCGGGCGATCGCGCCGCGGGCCAGGTCGCGCATGTCGTCCAGTTTCGCGGCGGCGGCCTTGGCGTCCAGGTCCTCGGGAATCAACGAGGACGGCAGGTCGAACCGCTGGGCTAGCAGTTCCCAGGAGGTCAAGCTCGTGTCGAGCATCCGGACCTGGCCGGCCGCCTCGGTGGCCTCGCGCGCCAGGCGGGTCAGGTTGGCGGAGATGCGGGCCGTGCCCATGGCCAGCGGCGGCGCCAATGTGTGCAGGGCCCCGACCAGCGGCACCACCAAGCCGAGGTCTGAGGATCCGAGTTCAGAGGACCGCGACAGCGTGTCCAACAGGGCCCGGTCGACCAGCCGCGCGATTGCCAGCATCAGACGCTGATTCGCCACCATCTCCCTGGACCGCTCCACTCCCAACGCGAGGGCGCGCAGCCGGATGCCGGTCTGCTCCACGGCGGTCTGAATGCGGTGCGCGGCGGTCAGCGGCGTGGCTGACCCGGACAGGGAGCGCGCGGCGCCCATGACCTGGGCGGCGCCTTCGGCCATGGGTTCGACCTGCTCCAGCAGCCCGGCGGCTGCGTCGATCAGCCGTTTGGTCGCGTCAAGCAGTTTCGCATGGGCAATCTGGAGGCGCTCAACCTGCCGGTCTGCGGCGACGGCGGCGGCCCAGACGCTGGCCAGGGCAGAATCCGAGGGCGGCTCCGGCACGGGCTGGGTGGGCGCCACCTCGGCGGGCAGGGCCGTCCGGAGCAGGTCGTCGTATGCCGCGAAGCCCAGCGATTTGAGTCCGGCCACGATCTCCTCGGCACCGGCCTGGGTGGCCTTGTCCAGCGAGGTTCCGGACGCGGTCGCGTCCGATTCGCGGGCGTTGGCCGCCGCGTAGATGGACTCCAGGCGCTCGGTGGCCCGGTCCTGCGCAGACGGGATGGCCACGCAGACCCGCGTGCCCTGGGTGGCCACCGCCGCCAGCAAGAACCAGTCCTCGCGAGCGGCCGGACCGCCGAGCTTGATGTACGCGCCGGTGTGGGAAGAGGCGTCCAGGCCGGCGGTGATCAGGCTCGCGACTCCCCACGGAATGTCGTCGGCCAGCACCGCCGCGGCCGGCCCGCCCAGCAGTTGCGGCGGTCCCAGACCGGTGGTCTGGGCCAAGGCGTTGTTGACGCCGATCACGGCGCCCGAAGAGTCGGCGACAAAGATGACAATGCCGAAGGCGGGGTCCTCGCTGCTGGTCACGAGCCCAACTTAGCCGATCTTCCGGGCCTCGGCCGGGATCGCGAGCGTCAGGATCGTGTCTGTGCCGTCGCCCGTCAACGCCGGCGATGCCGTCAACGACCCCCCCAACCGCCGGATCAGGGATAACACCGCGGTCGGTTTTGGCCCCAGGGCCAAGCGTCCGGGCGGTGCCTCGGCCGCGCGGTCTGAGATGGTGATGACCAGTTGCGACGCGGTGGACCGGGCCGCCACTTGCACCGCCAGCGTCGGCGACTTGGCGGCCGCCGCGTCGATCAGCTCCGCCACGGCGTGGGCCAGCCGGGCTGCCACCGGCTCCGGCACCGACGCCATGGTTTGGATCGCCCAACGCACTTGCCGGGGCCGCGCCACTTGCGCCAACGCTTCCTTCAGCACGTCGGTCACCAACAACGGCCCACCCGGTGCCGTGACTCCCAAAGCCGCGATTTCCTGCGTCGCGGGGTACCCCTCCGCGTCCGATGCCGTCCGGTCGCCCCCCGGCAAACCCTCGCCCGCCGCAGGGGAGGGGACCGGCGCGCCCAAACCGGGCTGCGGAACAGGGACAGCCGGCGTGGCCGGGGAAGAAGGCGCTGGGGTGGCCTCCGGCGCGGCGGCTGGAGACGGCGCGGCCGCGGCCGAAGTTGCCGCGGGTGGGGATGGCGCGGGCCTGACTGGAGACGGCCTGGCTGGGGACGGCCTGGCTGGGGACGGCGCCTGGGTAAACACAAGGACGGCTTCCGGGGTTTGGCTGGGGACCGGCGTGGCACTAGGTCGTGGGAGCGGGAACGCGGGAGGAGCCGTCGCCGTCGGCGAGGCGTCCGGGGCGGGCGCGGGGGCCGGGCCGGAAGGGGCCGGATCGGCGGCTTCGGGGGCCCGCGCCTCGGGAGTTCCCGACACGGCGGGGACAGGAGGGGTGTTGGCCTGGACGGGAGAATTGGGAACTTGGGGCGAGAACTGCGGGGCAGCGGCCGGGGCCGGAGGGCTGGCGGGATCTGCCGGATCGGCGGGTCCGGGAGCCCAGGCTGCGGGAGCATCCGAAACGGCAGGTATTGCAGGAGGGGCGCTGGCTTGGACGGAAGCATCGGGAACTTGGTGCGAAAACTGCGGGGCGGCGGGATCAGCGGGTCCGGGAGCCCAAGCTTCGGGAGTCCCCGAAGCGGCGGGTGTCGGAGTGACGGAGGCTTGGGCGGGCGCGTCGGGGATCTGCGGCGAGGCCTGTGGGACAGCGGTCGGGGCCGGAGCGGGGGCGGCGGCTTGGACGGCATCGGGCGCGGCGGGCGCCCAGGCGCTGGGAGCGCCGACGGCCGGGGGCTGGTAGGAGACGGGGGAGGCGGGCTCCATTCGGCGGTAGACCGCGCGGCCGGGCCCGGCGCCGTGGCGGCCGGACCTTGGCCCCGCGAAACCGCTCAGACGCTGGGCCAGCGCGAGGCCGGGCGGGCTCAAGCGGTTGGCGAGGAAAACCAGGCCGACGGCGGTGGCGAGGGCGCCGGCGAGCCCGGCCACGAGGCGGGCCCGCGACGAGTCGTAGAGAGACTCCGCGGCCCGCGTCAGGGTGTCCAAGCGGGCGGGTCCGCTGGCGGCGCCAACCGACCGCGACGAGGACTCCGCGTAGGCGCGCGCGTGGCCGGACAGGGCGCCGTTGGCGACGCTGGCCGCGAGTTGCTCGGGCGTTGAGGCCAGTTCGGCCGCCAAATCAGGCAACTGGCTCTGAATGCGAGCCTGCTCAAGCGCGGCGGAGGGATCCGCGAGCAACGTTCTGAGCGGCTCTGATTCGCCGCCGCTGAATTGCAGGCCGTCCAGCCCGGCCGCCTCCGCCGCGGCATTGAGGGAAGCGAAGACCGCGTCGGTGACCGTCGGGTCGGCCGCTCCGGCGAATTCGGCCTCGACGGCGGAGCCGGCTTGGTCGGCGGCCTGCATCAGCGCGACGATTCGCCGGTCTTCCGAGGCGGCCGCGACCGTGCGGGCTCCCGTGACGGTGGTGTAGACGCAGGTGCAGAACGCGATGGCGAGGAGAACCGCGGTGGCGCGAAGAACTTGCCGATGTCCGGGGTCCGGACTCGGCCGCGGGGCTTCCTTGTGCGCGGTCACCTAACTCGGCGCTAGTCGGAACCGCCGGTCACTTGTCGCCGGTG is a genomic window containing:
- a CDS encoding PAS domain-containing protein, whose protein sequence is MTSSEDPAFGIVIFVADSSGAVIGVNNALAQTTGLGPPQLLGGPAAAVLADDIPWGVASLITAGLDASSHTGAYIKLGGPAAREDWFLLAAVATQGTRVCVAIPSAQDRATERLESIYAAANARESDATASGTSLDKATQAGAEEIVAGLKSLGFAAYDDLLRTALPAEVAPTQPVPEPPSDSALASVWAAAVAADRQVERLQIAHAKLLDATKRLIDAAAGLLEQVEPMAEGAAQVMGAARSLSGSATPLTAAHRIQTAVEQTGIRLRALALGVERSREMVANQRLMLAIARLVDRALLDTLSRSSELGSSDLGLVVPLVGALHTLAPPLAMGTARISANLTRLAREATEAAGQVRMLDTSLTSWELLAQRFDLPSSLIPEDLDAKAAAAKLDDMRDLARGAIARTGAGASGVSEAATGLARALRYAPGFSFAL